The Spirochaetota bacterium genome includes a region encoding these proteins:
- a CDS encoding biotin/lipoyl-containing protein, with amino-acid sequence MEYRLRIGEETRTFTIDAGGEGSFRVSCGESSFEVTCTRVSNHHLGLDINGRRVNAYIIRDDSGKTIAIDGVSYLVQDADRLEQAASGGKRRDESPGEVISTIPATVMAVRVAEGETVKKNQPVIVVSAMKMEMTLKAPYDGIVKKINVAVGENVMSGNVLVDIEKSG; translated from the coding sequence GTGGAATACAGGCTGAGAATCGGCGAGGAAACGCGAACATTCACCATCGACGCCGGAGGCGAAGGCAGCTTCCGGGTTTCGTGCGGGGAGAGCTCCTTCGAAGTGACATGCACCCGAGTGTCGAACCACCACCTCGGCCTGGATATCAACGGGCGGCGGGTCAACGCTTATATAATAAGGGATGACAGCGGTAAAACGATCGCGATCGACGGCGTCTCGTACCTGGTACAGGATGCGGACCGGCTCGAGCAGGCGGCGTCGGGCGGGAAAAGGCGGGATGAGTCCCCGGGCGAGGTGATATCAACCATCCCCGCGACGGTTATGGCCGTCAGGGTGGCCGAGGGGGAGACGGTGAAAAAGAACCAGCCGGTGATCGTCGTCTCGGCGATGAAAATGGAAATGACGCTCAAAGCCCCCTACGACGGCATCGTTAAAAAAATTAATGTCGCTGTGGGCGAGAACGTAATGTCTGGAAATGTGCTTGTAGATATTGAAAAGAGCGGGTGA
- a CDS encoding enoyl-CoA hydratase-related protein, whose protein sequence is MDEAHLLYTVEKGVGYITINREKQRNAITPEAVALFHEYLGKTLNDPEVKAIQVTGSGEKAFCTGAQLGDGMSTEGMKVFESYANLLKRIAGFPKPTVARVKGHCLAGGMGLMLACDIVVASDDSGFGTPEVNVGLWPMMIGALIFRNVPRKKAMEMILLGERISAAEALGMGLVTRVVPKEKLDEETRTILEALAIKSPIGMKIGKEAFYATRDMPFEESLDFLSEKIKEVVSTDDAREGITAFIEKRKPNFTGK, encoded by the coding sequence ATGGATGAAGCGCATTTGCTGTATACAGTTGAAAAGGGAGTTGGATACATCACCATCAACCGCGAAAAGCAGCGGAATGCCATCACGCCGGAGGCGGTAGCGCTCTTCCACGAGTACCTCGGGAAGACGTTGAATGACCCGGAGGTGAAAGCCATTCAGGTGACCGGGTCGGGCGAGAAGGCATTCTGCACGGGAGCGCAGCTGGGCGACGGGATGTCGACCGAGGGGATGAAGGTCTTCGAGAGCTACGCAAATTTATTGAAGCGGATCGCGGGTTTTCCAAAGCCGACGGTCGCCAGAGTCAAGGGCCATTGTCTTGCCGGGGGGATGGGACTCATGCTGGCCTGCGACATAGTGGTGGCCAGCGATGATTCCGGTTTCGGGACCCCGGAGGTAAACGTGGGGCTGTGGCCCATGATGATCGGCGCGCTTATATTCAGGAACGTTCCCCGGAAGAAGGCGATGGAGATGATACTGCTGGGAGAGAGGATAAGCGCCGCGGAAGCGCTCGGTATGGGGCTTGTCACCCGCGTGGTTCCGAAAGAGAAGCTTGACGAGGAAACACGGACAATCCTGGAAGCCCTTGCCATAAAAAGCCCGATCGGGATGAAAATAGGGAAAGAGGCTTTTTACGCGACAAGGGACATGCCCTTTGAGGAGTCGTTGGATTTTCTGTCGGAAAAAATCAAGGAAGTGGTGAGCACCGATGATGCAAGAGAAGGGATCACCGCGTTTATTGAAAAACGAAAACCAAATTTCACGGGCAAATAG
- a CDS encoding acyl-CoA dehydrogenase family protein has product MYFNEEHNMFRETLRRFIDNEINPYVDEWEEKGTPLHNLFKKMGDLGFLGVRYDPKYGGQGLDYWFEVVFLEELGRIHGLGVATAIAVQTNMATPAIAAFGSDYLKEKYLKAAIAGDMVCAIAVTEPNAGSDVFAIRSNAKRNGDHYILNGSKTYITNGVQADFLTLLARTNENAGHHAFGLFVVPTDLPGVSVSKKLDKLGLRSSDTAELFFDEVKVPAENIIGQEDEGFIYQMQQFQHERFAMIPGAYVCAKEMIDLTVDYIRQRIVFGKPLITKQVLRHRLAHWLTEMECLKQLAYHIVRMKMAGLDPTREVSMGRIISSELINKVADGCLQMFGGMGFMNEALISRYFRDVRIMSIGGGATEIMHEIIARIEGY; this is encoded by the coding sequence ATGTACTTCAACGAGGAACATAATATGTTCAGGGAAACACTGCGCCGCTTCATTGATAACGAAATAAACCCGTATGTCGACGAATGGGAGGAGAAAGGGACCCCGCTCCATAACCTGTTTAAAAAAATGGGCGACCTCGGTTTTCTCGGCGTTCGGTATGATCCGAAATACGGCGGGCAGGGGCTGGATTACTGGTTTGAAGTCGTATTTCTCGAAGAACTGGGGCGCATTCACGGACTGGGGGTGGCGACGGCTATCGCCGTTCAGACCAATATGGCGACCCCTGCCATCGCGGCCTTTGGCAGCGACTATCTAAAGGAAAAATATCTCAAAGCCGCCATTGCCGGCGACATGGTGTGTGCTATCGCGGTTACCGAGCCGAATGCGGGCTCCGATGTGTTCGCGATCCGTTCGAATGCGAAGAGAAATGGGGACCACTATATTTTGAATGGGTCGAAAACGTATATTACCAATGGAGTCCAGGCCGATTTCCTCACCCTCCTTGCAAGGACGAACGAGAACGCCGGGCATCACGCCTTCGGGCTCTTCGTGGTGCCGACGGACCTGCCGGGCGTTTCGGTGAGTAAAAAACTGGACAAGCTCGGCTTGAGGAGCAGCGACACGGCGGAACTGTTTTTCGATGAGGTGAAGGTACCCGCCGAGAATATCATCGGACAGGAGGACGAGGGATTCATCTACCAGATGCAGCAGTTCCAGCACGAGCGGTTCGCCATGATACCCGGCGCGTACGTGTGCGCCAAGGAAATGATAGATCTCACCGTGGATTACATCAGGCAGAGGATCGTGTTCGGCAAACCGCTCATCACCAAACAGGTCCTCAGGCACCGGCTGGCCCACTGGCTGACCGAGATGGAGTGCCTGAAACAGCTCGCCTATCACATAGTTCGGATGAAGATGGCGGGACTTGACCCGACACGAGAGGTATCCATGGGAAGGATTATATCTTCCGAGCTGATCAACAAGGTGGCCGACGGCTGCCTGCAGATGTTCGGCGGAATGGGGTTCATGAATGAAGCGCTTATATCCCGGTATTTCCGTGATGTGAGGATCATGTCGATCGGGGGAGGAGCTACTGAGATCATGCATGAGATAATCGCCAGGATTGAAGGATACTGA
- a CDS encoding carboxyl transferase domain-containing protein, with translation MDMIDTRIDTHSDEYRSNYEAMEKRVAELREELLKARDERSQKSRDRLASQGKLPIRKKIELLLDRNTPFLEIAPLAAREMYDGTIHGAGFVSGIGVVEGREVYVGGNDSMIKGGSSYPMTVKKTLRGQTIAMENRLPMVTLLDSAGGYLPLQSEVFPDIDDGGRIFYNQAILSKKGIPQITAVMGLCTAGGAYIPAMSDETIHVQGNGAIFLGGPPLVRAATGEVVTADELGGADVHCRYSGVSDYFADDEKHAISLLRKVIKNLPRGEKTRLDTRDPAAPLYDPKELYGITSKELKVSYDVREVIARIVDRSEFLDFKELYGSTLVCGWAYIHGYPVGILGNNGVLFSESAQKGAQFIQLCDRRKIPLVFLQNINGFMIGREYEKRGITKDGHKMVNAVSTATVPKFTVIIGASFGAGNYAMCGRAYSPRFLWMWPNAEIGVMGGEQAANVLVTLKRDQLAKAGMPPMARDEEDAIREPIIAATKKETNAYYSTSNLWDDGIIDPADTRDVLGLAISASLNAPIRDDVLGYGIFRM, from the coding sequence ATGGATATGATTGACACAAGGATTGACACTCATTCGGACGAGTATCGGAGTAATTATGAAGCTATGGAAAAGCGGGTCGCCGAACTCCGTGAAGAACTTCTCAAAGCGCGTGATGAGCGATCCCAGAAATCCAGGGACCGTCTGGCCTCGCAGGGGAAATTACCCATCCGCAAGAAAATCGAGCTGCTTTTGGACAGGAACACACCCTTTTTGGAGATTGCGCCGCTTGCCGCCAGGGAAATGTATGACGGCACCATCCATGGGGCGGGGTTTGTATCCGGTATAGGAGTTGTGGAAGGGAGAGAAGTGTATGTAGGCGGGAATGATTCCATGATCAAGGGCGGTTCGAGCTATCCGATGACGGTCAAGAAGACGCTGCGCGGCCAGACCATTGCCATGGAAAACCGCCTGCCGATGGTGACGCTGCTCGATTCCGCCGGTGGGTACCTGCCACTGCAGTCCGAGGTGTTCCCGGATATCGACGACGGTGGCAGGATATTTTACAACCAGGCGATATTGTCGAAAAAGGGCATCCCCCAGATCACCGCGGTGATGGGTCTCTGCACTGCCGGAGGTGCCTACATACCCGCAATGTCCGATGAGACGATACACGTGCAGGGGAACGGCGCCATCTTCCTCGGTGGACCGCCGCTGGTGAGGGCCGCCACCGGCGAGGTGGTGACCGCCGACGAACTCGGTGGCGCCGACGTCCACTGCCGGTATTCCGGGGTCTCGGATTATTTCGCCGACGATGAAAAGCACGCCATCTCCCTGCTGCGCAAGGTCATTAAAAACCTGCCGCGCGGCGAGAAGACCAGACTCGATACGCGGGACCCGGCAGCGCCACTGTACGACCCGAAGGAGCTCTACGGTATAACCAGCAAAGAGCTGAAGGTCTCCTATGATGTAAGGGAGGTGATCGCGCGGATTGTGGACAGGAGCGAGTTCCTGGATTTCAAGGAGCTTTATGGTTCTACGCTGGTCTGTGGATGGGCCTATATCCACGGGTATCCCGTGGGCATCCTCGGCAATAACGGGGTCCTGTTTTCGGAGAGTGCGCAGAAGGGGGCCCAATTCATCCAGCTTTGCGACAGAAGAAAAATACCGCTGGTCTTTCTTCAGAATATCAACGGGTTCATGATAGGGCGCGAGTATGAAAAACGCGGCATCACCAAGGACGGGCATAAGATGGTGAACGCCGTTTCGACGGCGACGGTGCCCAAGTTTACCGTGATAATCGGGGCCTCATTCGGAGCAGGCAATTACGCAATGTGCGGGCGGGCCTATTCCCCCCGCTTCCTGTGGATGTGGCCTAACGCGGAGATCGGCGTTATGGGCGGGGAACAGGCGGCGAATGTTCTGGTGACACTCAAGCGTGACCAGCTTGCGAAGGCCGGAATGCCCCCGATGGCCAGGGATGAAGAGGACGCGATACGGGAGCCCATTATCGCCGCGACGAAAAAAGAAACCAACGCGTATTACAGCACATCGAACCTGTGGGACGACGGCATAATCGATCCGGCGGACACCAGGGACGTGCTGGGGCTTGCCATCTCCGCGTCGCTGAACGCCCCCATCCGGGACGATGTCCTCGGATACGGGATCTTCAGGATGTAG
- a CDS encoding acyclic terpene utilization AtuA family protein, which translates to MKEKNKQNREKVIIANCSGFFGDRLSAAKEMVQGGPIDYLTGDYLAELTMALLFRQKLKNPNGGYVPTFLKQVEEVLGECLDRGIRIISNAGGLNPRGLANELKALADKLGLKPKIACIEGDDILPRLAELQEKGESLAHLDKGISLWEAKGMPITANAYLGGWGIVEALNKGADIVIGGRIADAAVVSGPAAFHFGWKKTDWDRLAGAVAAGHIIECGAQATGGNYSFIDEIPSFLKMGYPIAEVFEDGSFVITKHPGTGGLVSVDTVKAQLLYEIREPAYLTPDVIAHFDTIDISQEAPDRVKITGVRGGPPTDTTKVCLNVMGGYRNSMTIILTGLDIEKKAKIFEDALFDSVGGRDAYETVEVQLIASQKENPETNETAFAYFKISVRDPDAEKVNRFSSKIVELGLANIPGFTATAPPAKGTPVIVHWPALLSVKHIEQKISVDGEESVVQAEIPKAAGYAAPEKNFAPLPAVPGGNTVKIPMGRLFATRSGDKGGNANLGVWAKNIKTYAFLKSFLTEDKLRELLKDLRGYEIERYELPNLLAVNFYIKGILGDGVAASSRSDPQAKTLGEYLRARIIEVPEAIVEKQSGE; encoded by the coding sequence ATGAAGGAGAAGAATAAACAAAACCGCGAGAAGGTCATCATCGCCAATTGCAGCGGTTTCTTCGGAGACCGGTTATCCGCGGCGAAGGAGATGGTGCAGGGTGGCCCCATCGATTATCTCACCGGTGATTATCTTGCCGAGCTTACCATGGCGCTCCTGTTCAGGCAGAAGCTGAAGAATCCAAACGGAGGTTACGTCCCTACCTTTCTGAAGCAGGTGGAGGAGGTCCTTGGTGAATGTCTCGACAGGGGAATACGGATCATTTCGAACGCGGGCGGCCTGAACCCGCGGGGGCTGGCGAATGAGCTGAAGGCGCTCGCGGACAAGCTGGGGCTGAAACCGAAAATAGCATGTATCGAGGGGGACGATATTCTCCCGCGGCTTGCCGAGCTGCAGGAAAAGGGAGAATCCCTCGCGCACCTCGATAAAGGAATAAGCCTCTGGGAGGCGAAGGGCATGCCAATCACAGCTAACGCGTACCTCGGGGGATGGGGAATCGTCGAGGCGCTTAATAAGGGCGCGGACATCGTCATTGGCGGGCGTATCGCCGACGCGGCGGTGGTGTCCGGCCCGGCCGCCTTTCACTTCGGGTGGAAGAAGACTGATTGGGACAGGCTTGCCGGCGCGGTCGCGGCGGGCCACATCATCGAGTGCGGTGCCCAGGCCACGGGTGGCAATTATTCCTTTATAGACGAGATACCCAGCTTCCTGAAGATGGGCTATCCCATAGCCGAGGTCTTCGAGGACGGGTCCTTCGTCATTACGAAGCATCCGGGCACCGGCGGCCTCGTGTCGGTCGATACGGTAAAGGCGCAGCTGCTCTATGAAATAAGGGAGCCCGCGTACCTTACGCCGGATGTTATCGCGCACTTCGATACCATCGACATTTCACAGGAAGCGCCGGACCGGGTCAAGATCACCGGCGTCCGGGGCGGGCCGCCCACCGATACGACCAAGGTGTGCCTCAACGTCATGGGCGGGTACCGCAACTCCATGACAATCATTCTTACCGGCCTTGATATTGAAAAAAAGGCGAAGATATTCGAGGACGCGCTCTTCGACAGCGTGGGGGGGAGGGATGCGTATGAAACCGTCGAAGTGCAGTTGATCGCGTCGCAAAAAGAAAATCCCGAAACCAATGAAACGGCGTTCGCGTATTTCAAGATATCGGTGAGGGACCCCGACGCGGAAAAGGTGAACCGGTTCTCTTCAAAAATAGTTGAGCTGGGACTGGCGAACATTCCCGGTTTCACGGCGACGGCGCCCCCGGCAAAGGGGACCCCGGTAATAGTCCACTGGCCGGCCCTTTTATCGGTCAAACACATCGAGCAGAAAATATCAGTCGACGGGGAGGAATCCGTTGTCCAGGCGGAGATCCCGAAAGCTGCCGGTTATGCGGCGCCTGAAAAGAATTTCGCTCCGCTTCCCGCGGTGCCGGGAGGCAATACGGTGAAAATCCCCATGGGACGCCTGTTCGCCACCAGGTCCGGCGATAAGGGCGGCAACGCCAACCTGGGCGTGTGGGCGAAAAACATCAAAACCTACGCCTTCCTGAAGAGTTTCCTCACGGAGGACAAGCTCAGGGAGCTTTTAAAAGACCTGCGGGGATATGAGATAGAGCGCTATGAGCTCCCCAACCTGCTGGCGGTCAACTTCTATATAAAGGGGATACTGGGAGACGGGGTCGCCGCATCATCACGGTCCGACCCGCAGGCCAAGACGCTGGGTGAATACCTGCGCGCCAGGATCATTGAAGTTCCCGAGGCCATAGTGGAGAAACAGAGCGGGGAGTAA
- a CDS encoding acetyl-CoA carboxylase biotin carboxylase subunit: MFKKILIANRGEIGVRVINTCREMGITSVAVYSDADRHALHVLKADQAVRLGGPPAAESYLNIDRIIDAAKQTGAEAVHPGYGFLSENAEFAARCLREGLVFIGPSADTIRNLGDKITARKIMIENNVPVVPGTFAAETDPEVLGKEADRIGYPVLIKATAGGGGKGMRIVSAPGDFRDACVSASREAAAAFGNGNVYLEKFLARPRHIEFQILADTHGNIIHLHERECSVQRRHQKIIEETPSIALGDDLRKRMAAAAVAVAAASGYVNAGTVEFLLDRDGGFYFLEVNTRLQVEHAVTEMVTGIDIVRQQIEIACGNPLPFRQEDIRPRGHAIECRIYAEDAEKDFSPSPGTIRFLKEPSGPGIRHDCGIYAGFTVPMEYDPILAKLITHSENRKECISRMIEALRDYALLGIKHSIPFLIDVLRSDAFADGDLCTDFIELNFSEWKPTRERINEAFIAFLADDISGERETAASTFSDDSRSSPWRTLGSWRL; the protein is encoded by the coding sequence GTGTTCAAAAAAATCCTGATAGCAAATCGCGGTGAAATTGGGGTCCGGGTCATCAACACCTGCCGGGAGATGGGCATAACGTCGGTGGCGGTCTACTCCGATGCCGACCGGCATGCGCTGCATGTGTTGAAGGCGGACCAGGCCGTGCGCCTGGGCGGTCCGCCCGCCGCGGAGAGTTACCTCAATATCGACAGGATCATCGACGCCGCGAAGCAGACGGGAGCCGAAGCCGTTCACCCGGGCTACGGGTTCCTCTCGGAGAACGCCGAATTCGCCGCGCGGTGCCTGCGGGAAGGCCTCGTCTTTATCGGCCCGTCGGCCGACACCATCCGGAATCTGGGGGATAAAATCACCGCGCGAAAGATCATGATCGAGAACAATGTTCCCGTGGTGCCGGGCACATTTGCCGCCGAAACCGACCCTGAAGTGCTTGGCAAAGAGGCGGACAGGATAGGCTACCCGGTGTTGATCAAGGCGACAGCGGGCGGCGGCGGGAAGGGTATGCGGATAGTTTCGGCGCCGGGGGATTTCCGGGACGCGTGCGTTTCCGCATCACGCGAGGCGGCGGCCGCTTTCGGGAATGGAAATGTGTATCTCGAAAAATTTCTCGCAAGGCCCCGGCACATAGAATTCCAGATACTGGCCGACACCCATGGGAATATCATCCACCTCCATGAGAGAGAATGTTCCGTACAGAGAAGGCACCAGAAGATCATAGAGGAAACGCCGTCCATCGCGCTGGGTGATGATCTACGGAAAAGGATGGCCGCGGCGGCGGTGGCCGTCGCCGCAGCCTCGGGCTACGTAAATGCGGGGACGGTGGAATTTTTGCTGGACCGTGATGGCGGCTTTTATTTCCTGGAAGTCAATACCAGGCTCCAGGTGGAGCACGCCGTCACCGAGATGGTGACCGGCATCGATATTGTGAGGCAGCAGATAGAAATAGCATGCGGAAACCCGCTTCCCTTCCGGCAGGAGGACATACGCCCCCGCGGCCACGCGATTGAATGCCGCATATACGCCGAAGACGCGGAGAAGGATTTTTCGCCGTCGCCCGGCACCATCCGTTTTCTGAAAGAACCCTCGGGCCCGGGAATACGCCATGACTGCGGGATATACGCGGGATTCACGGTGCCGATGGAATACGATCCCATCCTCGCGAAGCTCATCACCCATTCCGAAAACCGGAAAGAGTGCATCAGCCGGATGATCGAAGCGCTCCGGGACTACGCCCTGCTGGGCATAAAGCACTCCATCCCTTTCCTGATAGACGTGCTCCGCTCCGACGCCTTCGCCGATGGGGATCTCTGCACCGATTTTATCGAACTTAATTTCAGTGAATGGAAACCAACACGGGAACGAATTAATGAGGCTTTCATCGCCTTCCTCGCGGACGATATCTCGGGAGAGAGGGAGACGGCGGCGTCCACGTTTTCGGACGACAGCCGGTCGTCGCCGTGGCGCACCCTGGGAAGCTGGAGATTGTAA
- a CDS encoding biotin--[acetyl-CoA-carboxylase] ligase: protein MDHSDTINASRSRPHDDFSAAGIQSGLRTRLFGRTDLYFYDETGSTNDQAMVLAERHCPEGTVVIADCQSRGRGQKEREWHSPRGTGIYLSLVLRPDIPPQEALKITLLSAVAVAETLIQLTALDVRIKWPNDIIINGKKISGILSEVKTGKNSVNYVVVGVGINVTTREEMFPETIRNIATSVLIESGKEVSRAKIICSFLEMFELSYTAFLNGVCDGILARWKELARIMGKRIRVEVDNNAVSGIVQYIDTNGFLFLMDDNGDIRRICSGDVCFC from the coding sequence TTGGACCATTCAGATACCATTAACGCCAGTCGTTCCCGCCCGCACGATGACTTCAGTGCGGCAGGAATTCAGTCCGGGCTCCGCACACGTCTTTTTGGGAGGACGGATCTATACTTCTATGATGAAACAGGTTCCACAAATGATCAGGCTATGGTTCTGGCTGAACGGCACTGCCCGGAGGGAACGGTTGTTATCGCCGACTGCCAGAGTCGCGGGAGAGGACAAAAGGAACGGGAATGGCACTCCCCCCGTGGAACAGGAATCTATCTTTCCCTTGTCCTGCGTCCCGACATCCCGCCGCAAGAGGCGCTGAAAATCACGCTGCTCTCCGCCGTAGCCGTTGCGGAAACGCTCATCCAACTGACGGCACTGGATGTCCGGATAAAATGGCCCAACGATATTATAATCAACGGGAAAAAAATTTCAGGTATTCTTTCCGAAGTGAAGACCGGAAAGAATTCGGTAAACTATGTGGTTGTTGGAGTGGGTATTAATGTCACCACCCGGGAGGAGATGTTCCCCGAGACGATCAGGAATATCGCCACATCGGTGTTGATCGAATCGGGGAAAGAGGTGTCCCGTGCAAAGATTATATGCTCTTTTCTTGAAATGTTTGAACTCAGCTACACGGCCTTTCTGAACGGCGTGTGCGATGGAATCCTTGCGCGGTGGAAGGAGCTTGCGCGGATTATGGGGAAAAGGATACGGGTTGAGGTGGACAACAATGCAGTAAGCGGCATTGTTCAATATATTGACACGAACGGGTTTCTTTTCCTAATGGATGACAACGGAGATATCCGGCGGATCTGCTCGGGAGACGTATGCTTCTGTTGA
- a CDS encoding TetR/AcrR family transcriptional regulator, which translates to MKTTENQDNVPRHIQRRKRDKEFRYKTLLKAAESLFAEKGYNETSIEEIASLAEVSPGTVYFYFANKEDLLVNLIREIGIHLRQLLGNVYAGAQTAKEGMNSVGIAFFRDFCLRSPEKLSIFFREAVGRSALVEEERKIVYELITADIKNAVMQISDSLDENDRSRLAAEIIAVCIVGIYEKLAYHYLLWSNQTSQIMDIAEDAVMVVSGGITNLLSRFPAFPQKPDG; encoded by the coding sequence ATGAAAACCACAGAAAATCAGGACAATGTTCCGCGGCATATTCAACGCAGAAAACGTGACAAGGAATTCAGGTACAAAACGTTATTGAAAGCAGCGGAATCCCTTTTTGCAGAAAAGGGATACAATGAAACAAGCATCGAAGAAATAGCCTCGCTTGCGGAGGTCTCTCCCGGAACGGTGTATTTCTATTTTGCCAACAAGGAAGACCTGCTTGTCAACCTGATCAGGGAAATAGGGATTCATCTCCGACAGCTTCTCGGAAATGTTTACGCCGGGGCGCAGACTGCAAAAGAGGGGATGAACAGTGTGGGTATTGCCTTCTTCAGGGATTTCTGCCTGCGGTCCCCCGAAAAACTTTCAATCTTCTTCCGCGAAGCAGTGGGGCGGAGCGCGCTGGTCGAGGAGGAGCGGAAAATTGTTTATGAGTTGATTACCGCGGATATAAAGAATGCGGTGATGCAGATAAGCGATTCACTTGACGAGAATGACAGATCACGGCTTGCCGCTGAAATTATCGCTGTCTGTATCGTTGGCATCTATGAAAAGCTGGCATACCATTACCTGCTGTGGTCCAATCAAACCTCGCAAATCATGGATATCGCTGAAGATGCCGTAATGGTGGTTTCGGGGGGTATTACCAATTTGCTTTCCAGATTTCCAGCCTTTCCGCAAAAGCCGGATGGCTGA
- a CDS encoding sodium:solute symporter family protein, protein MNLAIIIIYFLGMIAVGAVSLRHSQSLSGYLVANRKGGAFVITGSLLATILGGSSTMGMAGLGYSWGLVGAWWLLSGVAGMAVLSLWLSRRIRALSVYTLPEILEKQYGSPAVKIIISALISVAWIGIIAGQTIACGKILSVLWPGNSVAFIILSGAVFIAYTALGGQYSVIKTDVIQFFIIVAGVAVCVVYGISSAGGLSRMFLDSPAGHWSFPLSESFGTVKLLTFLFFVGLPYLAGPDIYSRLFSARTPEVARRSSAITALILIPAAFGITLIGMVARVLLPGISPENSFPSLAMYILPVGLNGLVIAALLAAVMSSASTCLLTTGTILTMDVIAPIGGKKLGEGMLLLLSRVMVIIAGIIAVLVAIFSEGIISALLLAYTVYSAGVVVPLLLGFYARRLRLNQAGAISAALGGGSLALALKLAGFNDLILISLPVSAILLFMGSAGWAVYGRRRG, encoded by the coding sequence ATGAACCTGGCAATTATTATAATCTATTTTCTGGGGATGATAGCCGTGGGGGCCGTAAGCCTGCGGCATTCCCAAAGTCTCAGCGGATATCTGGTCGCAAACCGGAAGGGCGGCGCTTTTGTCATTACCGGCTCTCTTCTGGCCACGATACTCGGCGGTTCCAGCACTATGGGCATGGCGGGGCTGGGATACAGCTGGGGACTCGTCGGGGCGTGGTGGCTGCTTTCCGGGGTCGCCGGCATGGCGGTACTTTCCCTCTGGCTCTCCAGGAGGATACGCGCCCTTAGCGTTTATACCCTTCCCGAAATACTCGAAAAACAGTATGGCAGCCCAGCTGTTAAAATTATCATTTCGGCCCTTATCTCCGTGGCGTGGATCGGTATTATCGCCGGTCAAACCATAGCCTGCGGAAAAATCCTTTCGGTTTTATGGCCCGGAAATTCTGTCGCCTTTATAATTCTTTCAGGAGCCGTGTTCATAGCTTATACCGCCCTGGGCGGCCAGTATTCGGTAATAAAGACCGATGTCATCCAGTTCTTCATTATCGTCGCGGGGGTGGCGGTGTGTGTCGTATACGGTATCAGTTCGGCCGGCGGATTATCACGGATGTTTCTGGATTCTCCGGCGGGGCACTGGTCCTTTCCCCTGTCAGAGTCCTTTGGCACAGTGAAGCTCCTGACTTTTCTTTTCTTCGTGGGACTGCCGTATCTTGCCGGCCCCGACATTTACAGCCGTCTATTCAGCGCACGGACACCGGAGGTCGCGAGGCGTTCCTCGGCCATTACCGCCCTTATTCTGATACCGGCAGCTTTTGGTATTACGCTCATAGGGATGGTTGCGCGGGTATTGCTTCCCGGGATATCGCCGGAAAACTCTTTTCCATCCCTTGCCATGTACATCCTGCCGGTGGGTCTTAACGGACTGGTGATCGCCGCTCTGCTGGCGGCCGTGATGTCCAGTGCATCTACATGTCTGCTGACAACGGGCACCATCCTTACAATGGACGTAATCGCGCCTATCGGCGGCAAAAAACTCGGTGAGGGCATGCTGCTACTCCTCTCCCGAGTAATGGTAATAATTGCAGGAATCATTGCCGTCCTCGTTGCTATTTTCAGCGAGGGAATTATCAGCGCTTTGCTCCTGGCGTACACTGTATACTCTGCGGGGGTCGTGGTGCCGCTGCTGCTGGGATTTTATGCCCGCCGGCTCCGGTTGAATCAGGCCGGGGCGATAAGCGCGGCTCTGGGAGGCGGTTCTCTCGCCCTCGCACTCAAGCTTGCCGGGTTCAATGATCTTATTCTTATCAGCCTCCCCGTTTCCGCGATCCTTCTGTTTATGGGAAGTGCGGGCTGGGCCGTTTATGGCAGGAGGCGCGGGTGA